In Paraburkholderia youngii, the genomic stretch GACGTCGGGAATGAACACGTCGAGTGTACCGAGGACGATGCCAATGCCATACGCGAACGCGCTCAGAAGCAGCGCAACGACCGGCAGCATCAGCCATTGCATCCCAATTGGATGACCGATGACCAGCAGGAACATCGCGAAGAACGCCATCGTGATCGCATATACCGCCCACTCGGCGAGCACGATATGCAAGGGCATCAGCCACAGATCGACGCTTATCTTGCGGATCAGATGCGCGTTCGAGCTATAGACGGGGGTGAGCCGGTTCAGCAGGTTCGCGAACAGGTTCCACGTGAGCAGGCCGCCGATCAGATAGACGGTGTACAGATAGGGATCGGCATCCGCGCCGATGCGCGTGCGCATGAATTGGGAAAACACCGTGCTGAACAGCACCACGAAGGTCAGCGGCTGAATCAGCAGCCAGGCGGCGCCCAGCGTATTTTCCCGATGCCGGTCGATGAGATCCTGACGCGACAGCAGGAGGACATGCGCGAGGCTTGTTCTTAATGTATGCATGAAACGGATTCGAGGTGGATCGCGGCGCTCGTCGGAACCGGCTTCGTCAGGCGAGAACCTGCCGGTAGACGGCGAGCGTTTCCTCGGCAGTGCGCTGCCAACTGAAGGATTGCGCACGGGCGATGCCGGCCGTGATCAACCGCTCACGCAACGCGCGATCGTCGATCAGCACCTGCATCGCTTCGGTAAATCCTTCGACATCGGTCGGCTCGCGCATGATGCCGGCATCACCTGCCACTTCCCGAAGCGCGTCGGCGGTCGAGCACAATACCGGCACGCCAGCCGCCATGCCTTCGATGATGGGTAACCCGAACCCTTCATAGACGGATACATAGACGATCGCGAGCGCGCCCGCGGTCAGCAGCGGAATGTCGTCGTCTGACACATAGCCGAGCTTGCGCACGGAGCCTTCACGCAGACCCGGTTCAAGTGCGCGGTGCAACGTGTCCGTCAGCCATCCTTCGATGCCGATCAGCACGAGCGGGAACTGGCGCCGGACCTCGGCCGGCAGGCGCGCATGCGCGGCCAGCGCGGTTTGCAGATTCTTGCGTGGCTCCAGCGTGCCCACGGCCGCGAAGTACTGGCCATGTGCGAGACCGTGGCGGCCCAGTACTTTACTGGTCGCTTCGGAGGAGTATGGCTGGAAACGCGTCGACACGCCGTTATACACGACCTTGATCTTCTCGGGCGCGACTGAAAAGCAGGCCTGTAATTCTTGCCGAACGAACTCCGATACCACGATGACCCGATCCGCGCGTTCGAGCGCGCGCGGAAAGTTCGCCCGCAATAGCGCGAGACGTTGGGCAGGGTGGTACTCCGGATAACGCACCCACGAGACATCGTGAGCGGTGATCACTGTCGGCCCGCGAAAGCGGAACGGAATGAAGTTCGGATCGTGATAGACCTGCGGAGCACGCCGCCGCCGGATGCCCGAATCGAAACGATACTGCTCGACGTGTGGCATGAAACGGTATGCGGAGGGCAAATACTTGCGCGCAAAACGTTTGGCGCCGGCTGCCGCGATGGTGCGCCACGACTTCGTTGCTCGTGCATCTCCCGCGGCGGGCGCTGTCGTGCCGTTCTCATGCGACGAAGACCAGTGCGTGCCGTAAAAGAACCGCACGCTATGTCCCCGATGGACGAATTCGCGAGCCAGATTTGACGCGTACTGGCCAATACCCGTAAGCGGCGTGAGTAAAGCGCGCCCACCCATTGCGATGTCGAGCTGAGCGTCGGAATAGTTGTTGTCGAGCAAGGTACTGTCTGCAATAAGGATTCTGGGAGCAGCGCAAGTATCGGGTTTGTTTTCGCGAATAGATGTGACGGCCGTCACATTTCACGCGCAATTGATCGAGCAGAATGAGCGCCTTCAGAACGGACCGATGCACGGGGTGTCGGCCAAAGAATGACCACACTAGAAGTGAATCGAGAGGCGTTGCGAGACCGGCGTAACGAGCAAAGATGACCAGTAAAGTCAGAGTGCCGTCGAATGAAATCATTCAGGCGTTGTTAGGCTACCGCCGCGTGTTTCGCACGCTAGGCGCATTTAGCATGCTCATCAATCTGTTGATGCTCGTGCCGTCCATTTACATGCTGCAGGTATATGACCGCGTGCTGCCAAGCCGCAATGGCGTCACGTTGGCGATGCTGACGCTGATGATGCTCGGCATGTACGGGTTCTCGAGCGTGCTCGAATATGTGCGCAGCTTTATCGTGATCCGCATCGGCGGCAAGTTGGACATGCACCTGAACAGCCGCGTATATACCGCTGCGTTTGAAACGAATCTCAAACAGCAGGGCGTCAATGCGGGGCAGTCTCTCAATGACCTGACCACGATCCGGCAGTTCGTTACCGGCAATGCGCTGTTCGCATTCTTTGATGCGCCGTGGTTCCCGATTTATCTGGCGGTTATCTTCATCTTCAATGTCTGGCTCGGCGTGTTTGCATTGGCGGGCTCGGCGATCCTGATAGCACTGGCAATCGCCAACGAACGTGTTTCACGTCGTCCGCTGTCGGAGGCGACCAGTTTGTCGATTCGCTCCACCGCACTCGCCACCGCGAATCTGCGCAATGCCGAGGTCATCGAGGCGATGGGCATGCTGCCCAACCTGATGGCGCGCTGGTCAGTCCTGAATGCGGGCTTTCTATCGCGCCAGGCTGAAGCGAGCGAGAAAGCGGCGCTGGTCGGCAATGTCACGAAGTTCTTCAGGCTCTCATTGCAGTCCCTCGTACTGGGGATCGGCGCGCTGCTCGCGATCGACGGCAAGATTTCTCCGGGCATGATGATCGCGGGTTCGATCCTGATGGGCCGTGTGTTGGGTCCGCTGGAAATGGTGATTTCGGTCTGGCGTCAGTGGAGCGGCGCTCGCAGTGCGTATGACCGCCTCGTTGAACTGCTCAAGAACAATCCGGTGCGCCGTATCGGCATGACGCTGCCGCCGCCGACCGGACGGCTGACGCTCGAAGGCGTGAGCGCAGCGCCGCCGGGGATGCGGGTGCCGGTGGTGCAGGGCCTGTCATTCACGATCGATGCCGGCGATGTGGTCGGCGTGATCGGACCCAGCGCGTCCGGGAAGTCGACGCTTGCACGGCTGATGGTCGGCGTGTGGCCTGCCGCGGTCGGCACCGTGCGGTTGGACGGCGCGGACATCTATCAGTGGGACAAGGATCAGCTCGGACCGCACATCGGCTACCTGCCGCAAGACATCGAACTGTTCGGCGGATCGATCGCGGAAAACATTGCACGCTTTGGGCAGATCGAATCGGAGAAGGTCATCGAGGCGGCGAAGCTCGCCGGGGTTCACGAGATGATTCTGCGTCTGCCGCAAGGCTATGACACGTTGGTTGGCGATCGCGGCGCCGGGCTCTCCGGTGGGCAGAAGCAGCGCATTGGTCTGGCGCGTGCGCTGTATGGCAATCCGTCGTTCATCGTGCTGGACGAACCGAATTCGAACCTCGACGAGACCGGCGAGGCGGCGCTCAAGCTGGCGATCGAGCGCTTGCACGCAGCCGGCAAGACCGTCGTGCTGATTACGCATCGGACAAGCATCATTGCCGCTACGACCAAGCTGCTGCTGCTCGTCGAAGGCCAGCTCAGGATGTACGGGCCCACCGCGCATGTGCTGGCGGCGTTGCAGAATGCGCCCGCGAATACGGCGGCTGCGCAATCGGCTGCTGCAAAAACGACCGCGACGGCTCAATCCGCCGCTACGGCTCAACCTGCCGCCTCAAACCCGGCTTCGTCCAACCCTCATCAGCCATCCGACGCTCAAACAGCGGATGCGGATGCCACAGTCTGACCCGCAGATTTTCCATGGTTAATTCCACAAGCAAGAAAGCGGCGGCGCCTGCCATCGAGGTGCTCGGCACCGGATTGCCGCCGGTCGTCAATGTCGATGAATCGCGCTACGTCAAGATTGGCTGGACCGTCGTACTGGTCGGCGTCGTAGGCTCGTTGCTGTGGGCCGCATTCGCGCCCCTCAGCAAGGGCACAGAGGTTCAGGGAACGGTGGTGGTGGCCGGCAATCGCAAGACCATCCAGCACCCGACCGGTGGCATCATTCGCGAAATCCTCGTTCAGGATGGCGATCAGGTGAAGGCCGGGCAAGTGCTCATCAGGATGAACGACGTGCAGACGCGCTCGCAGAACGCGACCATCCGCTCGCAGTACCTGACCGAGCTCGCCACCAAGGCGCGCCTCGTCGCGGAGGCGACCAATGCGAAGACCATCGCCTTCCCGCGTGAGTTGACGGACGGTGTCGCCGCACACGATCAGGAGGCCGAGGCCGACGTGCAGCTGCAGGAGCAACTGCTGAGCGCGCGCCGGCTGGCACTGAAGGCGTCGATTGGCGCGCTGCAGGAGAGCATCGCCGGATACCAGGCGCAGCTGGCTGGCGAAAACGACGCGCATGCTCAACGGCTGCTCGAGCACCAGGCGCTGCAGGACCAGTTGACCGGCGTTCGTGAGCTGGCGATCGAAGGATATGTGCCGCGCAGCAAGCTGAAGGACCTGCAACGTCAGGAAGCCGTGCTGAACGGCGAGATCGCGCGCCAGGCGGGCACCGCCGGGGAATTGGCGAGCCAGTCGGCCGAGGCGCGTCTGCGTATCGCACAAGCGCAGGAAGACTATATGAAAGAGGTGCGCACGCAGTTGAGCGACGTGCAGCGTGACACCGAGGCATTGCGTAGCCGGCTGGACGAAAGCGAATTCAACCTTGCCAACAGCGAGGTCCGTTCCCCGGTTGACGGCACCGTCGTCGGGATGAGCGTCTTCACCGAAGGCGGCACGATCGGCCCCGGCGCGAAGCTGATGGATGTGGTGCCGACTGGCGAACCGCTGGAAGCGGAAGGGCACCTCGAGGTGAACCTGGTCGACAAGGTTCGCACGGAAATGCCGGTCGACATGATGTTCACCGCGTTCAACCAGAACACCACCCCGAGAGTGCCCGGCACGCTGACGTTCGTGTCCGCCGACCGCCTCGTGGACGAACACACCGGCGCCCCGTACTACAGGGTGCGCGCCAAAGTGACCGAGCAGGGCATGAAACAGTTGCGCAAGCTGGATATCAAGCCGGGCATGCCGGTCGAGATATTCATCAATGCAGGTCAGCGTTCGATGCTGAGCTATCTGCTCAAGCCGATCTTCGATCGCGCACACACTGCATTCACGGAGGACTGAAGTGCAGCGCGTTTTTTCACTTCGGTCGTCCAACGCCGGTTCTACCGGCACGGCGCAGGCCGTTCCACGCCTGCGCACGTTGTTGCTGGCGATGTCGGTTGGTGCCGCAATGATCGCGCCGCGTCCAGCGCTTGCGCTCGGCCTCGTCGATGCGTACGAAGCCGCGCTCAGCCATGACCCGATTCTCGCGGGCGCGGCGAAGCAGAAGGAAGCCGATGATGCGAATGTCGGGATTGGTCGCTCGTATTTGTTGCCCAACGTTTCGGCGAATTACGCGCGATACCGCGACGTAACCGGTACGACGTACCTAGGTACGCAGTACGGGGATGTTTCCACACATCAGGTCTACGGTGCCTATTCCCAGGGCGTTTCGCTGCGTCAGCCACTGATCAACTTCGAAGGCATTGCGCGCTATCGCTACGGCAAGGCAATCGCGCTCGCCGGGGACGCGACGTTCGACGATAGCCGGCAGGATTTGCTAGTGCGCGTGTTAACTGCCTATACGGATACGGTCTTCGCGGAAGATCAGTTGTCGCTCGCGCTCGCGCAGAAAAACGCGTTCGATGAACAGTACGCCGGCAATCAGGCGATGTTCAAGAACGGCGAGGGCACCCGCACGGATATCCTCGAAACGAAATCGAAGGCCGCGCTGGCAGCGGCCGATGTCGCCGACGCCCGTGATAGCCTGGATAACGCTGCGCATGCGCTCGAAGCGCTGACCGGTTTGCCGGCGTCGCTCGATGTCGCGGGTCTGGACCGTCTGAAGGACGACTTTCAACCGGTGCTGCCCGAGCCGCTCAGTTTCGATCATTGGCACGATATTGCGTTGGAAAACAACGCGCAGTTGATCGCTGGTCGACACTCAGTTGAAGCGGCGCAGCAAAAGATGAAGATCGTACAGGCGGGCTTTTATCCGCACGTGGATCTGGTGGCGAGCGTTGGTCAGAATCAGTCGACCCAGACCAATGCGATCGGTACTCGCTATCTGACCAAATCGGTCGGTGTTGAAGTCACGATACCGCTGTATTCCGGTGGACTCGTGCGCGCGTCGACCCAACAGGAGCAGGCTAATTACGAACGTGCGCAATTCGAATTGCAAGACAAGACCGACAAGGTGTTGCTCGACCTGCGCAAACAGTACAACCAGTGCGTGAGCAGCATGACGCGCATCGACTCCCTCAAAAGCGCCGTCGAATCCGCGATGCTGCAGATCGTGGCGACCCGCAAAAGCGTTCAGGCGGGCGTGCGCACAAATGCCGACGTATTGACGGCTACACAGCAGCTGTATTCGGCCAGACGTGATCTGGCTCGCGCGCGTTATCAGTTCCTGCTGGCAGATCTGCAACTCAAACACGCTGCCGGGATATTGACCGAGCAGGATCTGGTGGAGATCGCGCAGTCGTTCGTTCCACCTGCCCAGGCGGCGCCGCTCGCCAATGCGGTGGTGCCGACAGCGCGGGTTCATTGATCGATACCGTGCGCCACGCCCGATCACGTGTGGGCGTGGCATTGGCGTGGCGGTTCTCTTTACCTATTTTTACTTAAGGATTGTGCTGGCACGCACAATCTTGTTTGGGCATCTGCACTAAATTAGGTGGCATCGTGGTCCGGCAGCATTTCCAATTGCCGAGTGCCGCGCAATCTCACCGAAACAGATCATGAAGCCCGATTCAATCACAAAGCGAAAGGCCGCAAGCGGCAAAAGACTCGGTCTGCGACGCTGGATCGTGGACTGGACCATCGAGCCGGCTGCGGCCTCAGGCCATATCAGCCTGTCGTTATACGTGGCGGGCGAGTCAGACGACAACGTTGGCTCGTCGACCACCCGGCATTTCCTGCTCCGACAGGATCGGTTGAGCGAATTGATCGATGCGCTGAACGGGACGCTGCAGCATTCAAATGCCAGCCGCCTGCTCGAAGAACA encodes the following:
- a CDS encoding ABC transporter permease, which produces MHTLRTSLAHVLLLSRQDLIDRHRENTLGAAWLLIQPLTFVVLFSTVFSQFMRTRIGADADPYLYTVYLIGGLLTWNLFANLLNRLTPVYSSNAHLIRKISVDLWLMPLHIVLAEWAVYAITMAFFAMFLLVIGHPIGMQWLMLPVVALLLSAFAYGIGIVLGTLDVFIPDVKNVLNVVLQFGFWLTPVVYLASILPPWAAKGLHFSPIFWAIDSVHAIIVWHQYPQPKELLALFGAAVLSLLAGRLLLTRLQSELRDTL
- a CDS encoding glycosyltransferase family 4 protein, with the translated sequence MLDNNYSDAQLDIAMGGRALLTPLTGIGQYASNLAREFVHRGHSVRFFYGTHWSSSHENGTTAPAAGDARATKSWRTIAAAGAKRFARKYLPSAYRFMPHVEQYRFDSGIRRRRAPQVYHDPNFIPFRFRGPTVITAHDVSWVRYPEYHPAQRLALLRANFPRALERADRVIVVSEFVRQELQACFSVAPEKIKVVYNGVSTRFQPYSSEATSKVLGRHGLAHGQYFAAVGTLEPRKNLQTALAAHARLPAEVRRQFPLVLIGIEGWLTDTLHRALEPGLREGSVRKLGYVSDDDIPLLTAGALAIVYVSVYEGFGLPIIEGMAAGVPVLCSTADALREVAGDAGIMREPTDVEGFTEAMQVLIDDRALRERLITAGIARAQSFSWQRTAEETLAVYRQVLA
- a CDS encoding type I secretion system permease/ATPase codes for the protein MTSKVRVPSNEIIQALLGYRRVFRTLGAFSMLINLLMLVPSIYMLQVYDRVLPSRNGVTLAMLTLMMLGMYGFSSVLEYVRSFIVIRIGGKLDMHLNSRVYTAAFETNLKQQGVNAGQSLNDLTTIRQFVTGNALFAFFDAPWFPIYLAVIFIFNVWLGVFALAGSAILIALAIANERVSRRPLSEATSLSIRSTALATANLRNAEVIEAMGMLPNLMARWSVLNAGFLSRQAEASEKAALVGNVTKFFRLSLQSLVLGIGALLAIDGKISPGMMIAGSILMGRVLGPLEMVISVWRQWSGARSAYDRLVELLKNNPVRRIGMTLPPPTGRLTLEGVSAAPPGMRVPVVQGLSFTIDAGDVVGVIGPSASGKSTLARLMVGVWPAAVGTVRLDGADIYQWDKDQLGPHIGYLPQDIELFGGSIAENIARFGQIESEKVIEAAKLAGVHEMILRLPQGYDTLVGDRGAGLSGGQKQRIGLARALYGNPSFIVLDEPNSNLDETGEAALKLAIERLHAAGKTVVLITHRTSIIAATTKLLLLVEGQLRMYGPTAHVLAALQNAPANTAAAQSAAAKTTATAQSAATAQPAASNPASSNPHQPSDAQTADADATV
- a CDS encoding HlyD family type I secretion periplasmic adaptor subunit produces the protein MVNSTSKKAAAPAIEVLGTGLPPVVNVDESRYVKIGWTVVLVGVVGSLLWAAFAPLSKGTEVQGTVVVAGNRKTIQHPTGGIIREILVQDGDQVKAGQVLIRMNDVQTRSQNATIRSQYLTELATKARLVAEATNAKTIAFPRELTDGVAAHDQEAEADVQLQEQLLSARRLALKASIGALQESIAGYQAQLAGENDAHAQRLLEHQALQDQLTGVRELAIEGYVPRSKLKDLQRQEAVLNGEIARQAGTAGELASQSAEARLRIAQAQEDYMKEVRTQLSDVQRDTEALRSRLDESEFNLANSEVRSPVDGTVVGMSVFTEGGTIGPGAKLMDVVPTGEPLEAEGHLEVNLVDKVRTEMPVDMMFTAFNQNTTPRVPGTLTFVSADRLVDEHTGAPYYRVRAKVTEQGMKQLRKLDIKPGMPVEIFINAGQRSMLSYLLKPIFDRAHTAFTED
- a CDS encoding TolC family outer membrane protein → MQRVFSLRSSNAGSTGTAQAVPRLRTLLLAMSVGAAMIAPRPALALGLVDAYEAALSHDPILAGAAKQKEADDANVGIGRSYLLPNVSANYARYRDVTGTTYLGTQYGDVSTHQVYGAYSQGVSLRQPLINFEGIARYRYGKAIALAGDATFDDSRQDLLVRVLTAYTDTVFAEDQLSLALAQKNAFDEQYAGNQAMFKNGEGTRTDILETKSKAALAAADVADARDSLDNAAHALEALTGLPASLDVAGLDRLKDDFQPVLPEPLSFDHWHDIALENNAQLIAGRHSVEAAQQKMKIVQAGFYPHVDLVASVGQNQSTQTNAIGTRYLTKSVGVEVTIPLYSGGLVRASTQQEQANYERAQFELQDKTDKVLLDLRKQYNQCVSSMTRIDSLKSAVESAMLQIVATRKSVQAGVRTNADVLTATQQLYSARRDLARARYQFLLADLQLKHAAGILTEQDLVEIAQSFVPPAQAAPLANAVVPTARVH